The Levilactobacillus namurensis genomic interval GAACGCGGCACAACGCCGAATCGGCTGGTTGAGCCTGGTGCCCGTGTTGGGGAACTTCAATGCACCGCTATTACTGGGGTTACCAGTTGTGTTAAGTCCCATTTTGGGGATTCCGTTATTATTGGCCCCAGTGGCTTGTATTGGGACCAGTTGCCTGTTCTTAGGCCTACACTGGGTCCCTGCCACGGCCTACCCGCTGTTGACGGGGACGCCGGGACCGCTACTGGCATTTTTGGGAACCAGCGGTGCTTGGACGCCCGTCTTGTTAGCGGGCCTCAACTTGGTCTTAAGCACGGCCATCTACTACCCGTTCGTGAAGTGGGCGAACTTAGCTGATCGATTAGTGAAGCAGGGGGAGGCGTCGTGATGAAGTTTTGGACGAAACAACGGTTAGGTGGCCTGGGACTGATTCTGGGGTTACTGTTACTCTTGGCGATTCCCGGGCTGTTCTGGCGGTCCCAACAGTTGGCCCAGGTCCGGGCGAATTACCGGAGTCCCATGGCGCCCATTATCATGGTGCCAGGGTCGAGTGCCAATCAGAACCGGTTTAATCAGTTAGTCCAGCAGTTGAACACGGAGATGGGCACGCAGCATAGCCTGTTACGGGTCGAGGTTTTAACCAATGGCCAACTGAAAACCACGGGGACCATTCGGAAAGGTGATTATCACCCCTTCATTGTGGTGGGATTTCAGGACTCGCGGGATGGTCCAGCGAATATTCAACGTCAGGCCAAGTGGTTTACGATTGCCTTTAAATCGCTTCAAAAGGCTTTTCACTTCAACCGTTTCTCGGCGATGGGCCATTCTAACGGGGGCCTAGTCTTGACCCTGTTCATGGAACACGACTTGCAGGCCACGGGGGCCCATGCCGAGCGACTGATGACGATTGGGACGCCTTTTAACCTGGAAGAATGGGATACCAGTGTTGAGACGCCGCTCTTCAAGGAATTGGTTGCGGATCGTCAGAGCCTGCCCAAGGAGCTGGTGGTCTATTCGATTGCCGGCACGGAGACGTATAGCGGGGACGGGATTGTGCCCGTTGATAGCGTCAACCGGGGGAAGTATATTTTCCAAAAGCAGGTCAAGAGTTTTACCCAAGTCACCGTGACGGGGACGCAGGCCAAACATGGTGGTTTACCGGAAAATCAACAAATTATTAAGCTGATGCGCCAAGACCTCTTAAAGTAGGTTCACTTTCAGCGCGTTAACGGGTACACTGAAGGTACATTGGAGGGTATTGAGAATGATTAAGATGATTGCGCTCGATCTTGACGAGACGCTACTGAACACGGATAAAACGATTAATGACACCAACGTCGCAACGTTGCGGCGGTTACATGAGAACGGGTTGAAGATCGTCCTTTGTACGGGACGGCCCATCAACGCCATCTGGGGATACATTGAACAGCTGGGGTTGACCGGGGATGATGACTTTACGATCACCTTCAACGGGGCATTAGTGGTCAACAACGCGACCAAGGAAACCCTGGCCCAGAGTGGCCTGAGCCGGAGTGATTTTAAGGCGCTCCATGCCTTTGCCAAGACTAATGGGTACCCACTGGATATCCTGGACTTTGACCAGGTCTATCCCATGAATGATTTAACGCCGTCCGTATACCAACAGATGCTGAAGGCCCCGATGACGTTCAAGCCGATGCGCTTTGAGGACCTGCCCGAGACCCTTTACAGTAAGGCGGTCATGGCAACGGATGCTGCAACCTTGGATCAGGTCGTAGCCCAATTGACGCCAGAACTCAAGGACCAGTACCATGTTGTTCGCTCGCAACCTAAGATTCTGGAATTCTTAGCGGCGGATATGGATAAGGCCGTGGGCTTGGGTCAGTTGTTGACCCACTATGGTTGGGACTTTACCAACCTGATGGCCTTTGGTGACGCGGAGAACGACCTGGGCATGATCAAAGCCGCTGGTGACGGTGTCGCGATGTTGAACGGGCAACCTGGTGTCAAGGCGGTTGCTAATCACCAGACGACACGCGACAATAATGCGGCGGGAGTCGCTAGTTACCTGGACCAAGTCTTCGGGTAAAAGGCGTTTCAGTTGCGGTTTAGGCGCAATGGTGGCAGTATGAATGTTGAATGGGCATCACTTTAAGGAGGAGAGCTTATGCGACGTTTAGGAATCAAGCTAGGAGTGGCATTGGTCACGTTGGGGACCCTGAGTGGGATGGCCGTGCCGAGTGTGGCCAGTGCCAAGCAGGCGCCCAGCTTTAAGAATTCTGATCTACAGCGGTATTATAAGAGCGCTAAGTCCAAGACGGCCTTTCATTTTAAGTCCGTTAAGTCCGGCAAACACGTTCAAAATTACTTAGTTCTAGGAGACTTCGGTAAGCAAGTGGGGATTCGGTACGGGGTTCCGACCACGACCTTCAAGCTTAGTAACCGTGGGCGGACACTGTCTTGCAAGTACCGGTTGATCAACTTTAAGACTACAAACAAGCAGACGCCGCAGGCTTCGTTGTCCAAGAAGACCTACAACTTCAAGCTGACTAAGAAGTCGGCCACTAAGTTCACCACCAAGTTGTCGACCACTAAGCAACGGTACCTTTCAACGTCTGGCAAGACCTACACCTACACGTTGACTAAGAAGAATCCGGCAAAGTCGTATGCCAATAAGTACGCGAAGCCCACGCTGACTAAGCAAGTCCGTCAAGCCCTGAGCATTCAGTACCCGGACGTCTCAGCGGCGGAACGGCAAAAGGTCACGACCAAGCAGGTCAACCAATATCTTAAGACGTTGGTGGCTAACTTTAACTTAAAATAAAGCATTTAGTGTAACCGAAATGGTGGGAGCTTCCCGCCATTTTTTAGTTGTGAGGAACAAAAAACACGTCGACCGGTCAGCGGACCAGTCGGCGTGTTTGATCAAGCTATACTTATTTGTTGTTCTTGAACAGGGTTGTCAGGTAGTCCATGAAGACCTTCAGGTAACGGTCCTTGTCGACTTGAACGGCAACCTTGACGTTGGTTGGTTCGTTGAGACGGTTTTCGTCCCCAATCGTCCGACCATAGTCTTCCTTGCCGTACTTCACGCGCATGTTCAGGTCCAGCGTTTGGACGAAGCTTGGGTCCAGCGCAACCCCAACGGCGAGTGGGTCGTGTAAGGCACAACCACCTAAGTTGTCGTTGAATTGACGGTAAGCATCGATGTAGTAGTCCACGATGTCGGCGAACTTTTCACCCGCAACAGTGCCTAAGTCACGCCATTGTTGGGTTTCCTTGCGCGTCAGTAACGTTCGTAACGTGACATCCAACCCGACCATGGTCGAGTGCATTGGGCTCGTCAGCACGGCGTCAGCGGCTTCAGCATCTTGGTTGATGTTGGCTTCCGCGACGAAGGTTACGTTCCCAGGTAAGGTCAAGGCCCCACCCATGAACGTCATGTTGCCGATTTCGGTCGCAATTTCAGGTGCTTTCTTCAAAGCAGCTGCTAAGTTGGTCATCGGACCAGTTGGCACTAAGGTCAGGTCCTTACCGTATTTATGTACGGAATCAATTAAGAAGTCGATTGCGGACCCCTTCTCAACAGGACGTGAAGGGTCTGGCAGTTCTACTTGGCCAATCCCGTTTTCACCGTGAATGTTGGCACTAACTTGCATCCGGTCAAAATGGTCGCTGGTCGAGGAGTGACTTTCACCCACGTAGACTGGAATATCGGTGTGACCCAATAATTCCAAGATCTTCAGTGCGTTGACCGCACCGTCTTCGACATAGACGTTCCCGTAAGAACTCATGATACCGATCAGATTAACATCCGGTGCACCTAGCGCGTAGGCGATTGCCAAGGAATCATCGATCCCCGTGTCCAGGTCCAAAATCATTTTACGTTTTGCCATAGTAACTAATCCCCTCTTTGATACGTAATTGGCTACAAAGCCTAGTTTAACTATAATGTAACTGGTTTCATTAATCAACCCCGTGGTTGAAGCTGATGGCGTATCAAGGTAAGATGGAAAGCATACACACTTAGGCGATGATAAGGGGGAACGAGCATGGCCAATAAGGAGTCCGTAAAGCCGTTTAAACGGCATTTTGAGTACCATAATCACCTACTAGACGATGCGACTAAGGAGATGAATGAGTGGACGGGGGAGAACAAGGTGGTTGAGATTCACCTGTTTCAGATGTTCTCGGAAGTCTTCAAAACTCACGACCACGATGCCGCGGAAGCCTTGTTTATCGTGGGAACTCGCGAGACCACGCCGTCGCTAGAGGCCGTCTCGGTGACCCCGGTCAAGCCTTGGCTATTTTCGCGCGTATTTGCATTACTCGGAGTCAGTTTTTTCCTGTTAGCCATGTTATTTTTGGTTTTCCGCAGTAATAACGCCGTGCCGGGGATGATTTTTATTGGGTCACTCACGGTACCATTCTCACTGATGATGATGTTTTTTGAGATGAATGTTTTTCAAAATATTTCGGTTTACCAACTCTTAACGGTCTTCTTGGTGGGCGGCATCCTATCGTTGGTCGCCACGATGATCCTGTATTCGTTGATTCCGTCGGGTAACGGCGTGTCGTTGGGGTCGGCTGTCATCATTGGGTTCATCGAAGAGACCGCCAAGATGTTGGTGATTGCCTCCTTCATCAACCGGTTCCACCTCAACTATATCTTTAACGGATTGTTGGTAGGGGCGGCGATTGGCGCGGGTTTTGCCGTCTTTGAAACGGCGGGTTACACCGGCCAGTATGGCCTGGTCACCTTGCTGATGCGCAGTTGGCAGGCCATCGGAACCCACACAATCTGGTCGGCAATCATGGGGGCCGCTATCATCCTGGCCAAGGACCGGCATCAACCGGTCACCGGGAGTAATATGGTGGCACCTAAGTTCTTACGGTTCTATATTCTGGCGATTGGGCTTCACGCGGCCTGGGACTGGAATGCACCGTTTGCGGTTCTGAATATCCTCTACCTGCAACAGTGGCTGTTGATCGCCGTTGGGTGGCTGGCCATCTTCGTGTTGATCAACGCGGGGTTACGGGAGGCGCGGACCCTACAAGGGCAGCGTATCTTGAAGAAGACGCAGTTAGGTTGAGAATAGGAAAGTCGCGATGATGCGGTCAACGGTTGCGTTCTCGTGGAGAAGCGAGTGCTCAGTCTGCCAGACCTGACCGTGGATCAGTCGGAAGTGGTAACTGGCGTGATTGCCAACTAACGCCCGGAGCTTGGTGGCGTCGCTGACAGGGACCTCACCGTCGTTGGGGACCTGACCGATGACCCCAGCGAGGTTGAGGACTTGGAGCTGCGGCTCGGAATGTCGCAAGGGGGCGACGCCGGGAAAGTCGGCGCCGATGCAAACCAGCTTATTTACCCGGGCGGTGTCCCGGGGGGCTTGGTTGAGGTAGGCCACGGCGATGGTCCCACCGGAGGAGTGGCCGACTAGGTTAACCCGGGAAATATGGTCGCGCTGATGTAACTGTTGAATCACCGTGACCAGTTGGCGGGCTTCCCGTTGTGGATGTGTATTGTCGGCAAATAAAACGGGAATCAGGGGATTGTTGGCCCGAACGGGGGCCAGGTGATCCCAAGTCACCAGGCCATTTGTGGCCACGTGTGCGGTCAGACTGTGCGTAGCCAGGTGCGGTTGGGCCAGCGTCAGGGTCATACTGCGCAGTGAGAGCCAGTTGCCACCGTCCCCGGGAAGGAGTAGGGTGGCGGTACGGGTCTGGGGAACGCGCAAGTGACGAAGCGCCCGGTGATGGTTGGCCCAAGCAGCCGTTAATCCCCCCAGGAGGGCCACGGTTACCATGAGACTGATCCAGAAACGTTGATAATGCATGCAGGAGTCACCTTTCAATCACAGATTATGGAGGAACCAAAATGACAGAGACTTACGATATCACGATTATTGGCGGGGGCCCCGTTGGTATGTTCGCTGCCTTCTACGCGGGGATGCGCAACGCCCGGACGCAGTTGGTGGAGAGCTTGGACGACTTGGGTGGTCAGGTCAATGCCCTGTACCCGGAGAAGACCATCCTGGACGTTGCCGGGTTCCCAGCGATTCAAGGCCGCGATTTGATTGCCGCCCAACGCCAACAACTCGCACAATTTCCGTTGACCATTAAGACCCACCAGCCGGTGACTAACGTTGAGGCGCAGGCAGAGGGCTTTCAAGTCACCACACCGGCTGGCACCACGCAGACGCGAACCGTGATTATTGCGGTGGGTAACGGGGCGTTCCAGCCCCGGCCGCTGGCGGTACCCAACGCCGCAGAACTCGTGGCGAGTGGCCGGTTGCACTACAGTGTGCCCGACCGAGAAGCTTTCCGGGGTAAACGCGTCCTGGTAGCTGGTGGCGGTGATTCAGCGATCGACCAAGCTCTGATGCTGGAGCCTGTGGCGGCTAGCGTGACCCTAGTGCACCGCCGGAACCAGTTCCGGGGATTGGAACACATGGTGGACCTCTTACACCAATCAACAGTTAGAGTCCAGACACCGTACTTGATTCGCAACGTAACGGTCGCAGCAGACCAGAGCCTGAACGTGAGCCTAAAGCAGGTTGGGGCGACGGAAGAGCAGACCCTGAACGTGGATACCCTACTGGTCAGCTACGGCTTCACCTCCGATTACCACGTGATTGAGGGCTGGGACCTCCAGGTGGCCCGAGAACGCCGGTTGATTGCGGTGGATTCTACGATGGCCACCAACGTTCCCGGCGTGTACGCGATTGGCGACGGGGTCACCTATCCGGGGAAGCAACCGTTGATTGCGACGGGCTACGGGGAGGCCCCGTTAGCGGTACACGGGATTATGGACCGCTTCTTCCCCGAACGACGGGGCCCTATTCATAGTACCTCGCTTCACCGACCGACGCCTCATCAATGACTCGACTACGAAACATACTAAGGTTAGCTCTGTAAAACCCAAACAGTTGCGGTCGTCATCCGCCTTACCGGACGGCCAGACAAGGCTGGAACGCCGTGGGCGCCACTTCGAGCCACAGAACGGTCTCGAAGCTGGGCCTTTTCCTAGGCGAGCTGAGGAACGCTCACCAAGGAAAATTTCACGGCTGAGCCTTGTCTGGCCGTCCTCTCGGCTTACAGGCCTGTAACCATAGTGAAACATGATTTGCCAACGGGCCGTGGTGGTTGGTATGAATAAGGTTGCCACCCGTTTGTAACCATGGCGCAAGTATGATGATGCCTACCACGGACTCGAGGTCTGATAAGATTTACGCCTTAGTGTTTTAGTTTAAGAGTCCCACACGGTGATATTTCCAATTTTGGACGTCAGGAAACACTGTTTTTGAGACGCTCAATTTAGCCGTGAGGTTGGGCCTGAAGAGGCTTAGTGGTGTCGTTTGGGTTAGTCAGCGTTTTGAGCTGGCTTACCCAAAGGCCGAGCTTGAAGACCTGGGGCTTTCAGGGCGCCAAGTCGTGCCCACCACGCTCCAGCCTCTTCAGGACCAACCGGTAAGGCGGACGTCTGTCCCAAACGACAAAAAAGCCGGAATCACTAGTCCAAACTAGTGGTTCCGGCTTTTGTTGGTGGTGCTATCGATTACTTACCGCTAGTGTCGTCTTGGTTAGTAATCTTGATACGGTTGGAATCCGTTTCCTTGTGGTGCAATTCTGGTGCGTCGGTCTGGTACCAGGATTGCGTGGACTTATCACGGTTCCGGGAGAAGAGGCTGGTTGATTTGAGCCCCAGTTTCTTCTCGATCTTTTCGGCTTTTTCGAGGCCATCCGCGTAATTGTAGTGATTAGGATTGACCGCTTTAAAGCCCTTAGGATGGTAGAAGCGCAGTAAGTTCTTTTGGTTTAGAGAATCGGAGAAGCTCAGGGCCTGGTTGACGTGCTTCTGCATCTTGTCGATCCGGGCTTGTTGGGCCTTAGTCGGGTGAATCTCCTGTTGGGTCTTGTTGCTGTAAATGGTGCCGTCTACCGACGTGTAGTCGGGACTTTCCCAATCACGGTTCCGGAAGGCCACGACCTGATTGTGTTCCTTAGAGAACAGGTCGGTCCCGAACTGCAGGTACTTCTTGGAGTTCATGCCCATCAGGTGCATCAGGGTCGGTAAGACGTCGATTTCTCCGCCATACTGGTGTTCGATCTTGCCATGGGTGTACCCCGGCATGTTGAACATCAGGGGGACCCGTTGGAGTTGCGCGTTGTCATAATCGTTCCAGTCATCCGGGTCTACCCCTAAGACCTTGGCTAATGCTGGGTTCGAGGAGTTGGAGATGCCGTAGTGGTCCCCGTAAAGCATGATGAGGGAGTTCTTGGCAAGTCCGGACTTATTCAGATAGTGGTAGAATTCCTTGACGGATTGATCCAGGTAATGCGCCGTCTTGAAGTAGTTATCGACGGTCTTATCACCGGTGTTCGGCGTCTTGAAGGTGGAATCTTCACTATCCAGGGTGTACGGGAAGTGGTTGGTCACGGTCAGGTACTTCACGTAAAACGGTTGTTGCAGGTGTTGGAGGTACTTGACGGAGTCATTGAACAGTAACTTGTCCTTTAAGCCGTAGCCCAAGGACTTGTCACCCGACGTATCGTAGTAACTGGCATCGAAGAAGTACTGGTATCCCAGGTTTTTGTAGGTGTTGCTCCGGTTCCAGAAACTAGCGACGTTCCCGTGGAAGACCGCCGTGGTGTAGCCGGCTTGGTCGAAGATGGCTGGTGCGGCTTGGAACGTGTTATCGTTCCCCAGTTGGGTGAACAGGGAACCTTGCGATAAGCCGAAGGTTCCGGTCTCCAGCATGGTTTCGGCATCGGAAGTCTTTCCTTGGCCGACTTCGTGGAAGAAGTTATCGAAGCTGTAAGTGGCCTTGCTCTTGTACAGTTTGTTCAGGAACGGGGTCACTTCCTGGCCGTTGATCTTTTTATTGATCAGGAATTGTTGGAAACTTTCCAAGTGAATCACAATGACGTTTTTCTTTTTGGCGACGCCGTAGAGCTGCTTATCCGGTGCCGCGTAATTTTTGTGCACGAACTTCAGAATCCCGCTGAGCTCCGACTTTTTAGCGTGGGAGCGGACCTCACTGGTATTTTGCGTCTTGATGCCGTCGTAAACGGTGAAGGCGTCTAACCCGAGGTACTTGACCACGTAGGTCCGGTCGAAAGTCCGGGTCAACAGTTGCGGCCGGTCCATTTCGCCCAGGGTCAGGTTAGCCGTAAAGAGCAGCAGAGCGGCGGAGGTTACCGCGAAGCCCACCCGCTTGTTGACGGGGCGGGGGTCGATGTAGATCCGCCGGGTGGCCATCAAAACTAGGACCACTACCAAGTCCAGCCAGTAGAGGATGTCGTGGGGCGAGGTCAGGGCCAGCGAACTACCGGAGAGGCCTTGGTCGACCTTCGAATAGCCCAGCATGGTACTGACCGTCATGAAGTCGGTGAATTCTCGAAAGTAGATGACGTTGATGTAGAGCAACAACGAGTTGAGAATATCGATCAGAAAGAGGAAGGGGTAGAAGAAGCGTGCCCGCTTGAAATAAAGGGCCAACCCAAAGAGCAGAATCGTCGTTGCCAGTGGGTTCAGCAGGAGAATCAGAAATTGAAAGGGATCGCTCAGGTTGAGGTTAAAGTCCACAAAGTAGGCGATCAAGGTCTTGAGCCAGAACAAAACCACCAGTAAGGTCACAAAGCCCATACGGGTGCCAGTCCTGGCCCAGATACGTTTGAAACGTTCCACGATAATTGCTCCTTAAAAGACAGAATAAGTAGCCTTATTCTACCATAAAATTTCGGTGCGTCGACCAGTTCAGAGCTGACCGCGTTTTCCCTATTCTAGCAAATAATTGGGGGGTGTGGCAATCTTCTTGTCAAGTTTAGAAAAACTTTAAAGCAACGACCAAAATGTAACCGCTTTGCAGAGGTTATTTGGTACACTAGAGGTAGCTCAAACGAAAGGTGTGGAGACGTTATGGATAAACAGATCACGCTGTATGTGGTGCGGCACGGCCAAACTTACTTCAACATTTATAATAAGCTGCAGGGATGGAGTAATTCACCGTTAACTGAAGCGGGGATTGCCGATGCGCAACAGGCCGGCGACCGATTGAAGACGGTACCGTTTGCGGCGGCTTACTGCAGCGATACGACTCGGGCTGAACAGACGGCGCGGACGATTCTGGCGGCGAACCAGTCGACCCCGGCGCCTAAGCTGACCACCAGTCCCTTCTTCCGGGAAGAATTCTACGGGTACTATGAAGGAACGGATATGGCGCAGGCTTGGTACCTGGCAGGTGCGCCCCATGGGGTCCCAACGTTTAAGGACATTGAGTCGACGTATTCGATTGGGAAAGCCAAGGACTTTCTGAAGGAAGCCGACCCGTTCCGCCAAGCGGAAAATAACCAGGAGTACTGGGCACGAGTCGACCAAGGCTTTGATCTAATCCGCCAGAATCCATACTTGAAGGATGGCGACCAGGTCCTGATGATCAGCCACGGGAATACCTTGCTGAGTCTGATGGAACGGTATGGTCAAGGTAAGTATGATCTGAGTGTCCGGCCAGCGAATGGGAGTCTGACCAAGCTGTTGTTGACGCCTGATGACATCCAGGTCTTGAGTTACAATCAAAAAGATTAAGGAATGAGGTTGGTTTGATGGAATGTAGAATGGCATGGGGCAAGTTAAATCCGTGTTACCAAGACGCCGTAACGATTCGTAAGGCGGTCTTTATCAACGAAGAGGGGATTGACCCTAAAGACGAGCTGGATGGCACTGACGAAGATAAGATGCACTACGTCGGGTACGTCGATGATCAACCTGTGACCACGGCGCGCATTGATATGCTGGCGGGGAACCGCGTGAAGATTCAGCGGGTCGCAACGGTGGCGTCAGCCCGGCATCACGGGTATGCCGGCCAATTGATCAAGCAGATCATTGGGGATGCGCAGCGTTCAGATGTGGCCCACATCGAATTAGATGCACAGTTGCCCGCAATCGCCTTCTACCAGGAATTGGGTTTTGAGCCGGTCGGAGAACCGTTTGAAGAAGCGGGGATTCAGCACCGGACCATGCGCTATAAGGCTGCCCAGTAGGCATCCGAGACTAAAAAATAGGCTAACAGAAGGGTATCGGACCTTTCTGTTAGCCTATTTTGGTGGCAAACAAAAACCGTTACGACCAGCCACCTGCTGGTGCGTAACGGTTCAACATTTAATCACGATCTAAGTATTCATGAGGATCGTCATCTATGAATTAGTCAGCGATTGAAGCGGAGACGCGGGCGTAACCTACTGCGTGCCACCATGGGGCGTGAACGGCTTCGCGAACCACACCACGGTTTTGCGCATCGATCATCTTACCCTTGCCAATGTACATCCCAACGTGGGAAATGCTGTATTTGCTTCCACCGAAGAAGACCAAGTCACCCTTCTTGATGTGCTTGTAGGAAACGTGCTTCAAACTGTTGTATTGAGCTTGGGCCGTCCGTGGTAAGGTGATCTTGGCACCCTTCTTGTAAACGTAACTCGTGAACCCTGAGCAATCGAAGACGTTAGGACCCACGGCACCGTAAACGTAACTAGCACCTAACTTGGACTTAGCGACCTTGTAGATTGAAGAAAAATCAGCATCGGATGCGTTGCTGGATGAATCGGCAGACGCCGTAGTCGTGGCAAAAGTCATCACACCGGCAACAGTTAAAGCTAACGTGGCAATTCGTTTGACAAATTTTTTCATTCCTAATCACAGCTCCTCATGAATTTACAAGTACTAGATTACCAGTGCAATATGACAAATATGTAACAAGCCAGTTGCAATGCCGTTAAAACTCTTAAACAAAACGTTACTTTTGGGATTTAACTTGGTTTTTAGCGGGAAGCTTGTTAGAATTTAACAGAATTGGTAACTTATTTAACAATTGCTAAGGAGTGCGAAACGACGTGGCAGAATTTACTGAGGAGCTACGAAATATTTTTGACGTTCACCGACTAGTCTTTCGAATCGGGGAATTATCCGCGATGACGGGGGTTTCTGCGCGCCAGTTGAGATACTGGGAAAAGAAGGGCCTGATTCACTCGCGAGAACGGGAAGACGGGCAACAAGCACGGGTTTACGCGTTTAAGACCTTCGTCCTAGTCTCCATGATGAAGTACTTCTTGGACCAGGGGTATACGTTAGCTGCCGCTGCTGAGCACGCGCAGAAGCGCCAGGATAATGCGCGGATTCTTCACCGCTTCATCAAGCAGGGCATCCAAGGCTTTGCTGACATCGATGGTCAAATGGCACTCAACATGGGCCGCTTTGACGACCAGCAGACCCTAATGGCGTTGATTCCGGAGGAGGGGCCGGTCACCTACCAGCTATTACCTAATGCAGAAGCACAACGTGTGACCCGCCAGTTTCCGGCTTAGTGGTAGAACTGGCTGTGGTGGTCATTCGCCTTACCGGACGGCCAGACAAGGCTGGAACGCCGTGGGCACAACTTGAAACCCAAAGTTCAGGTTTTCAAGCTTGGCCTTTTCCTAGGCGAGCTAAGAAGCGCTCACCAAGGAAAATTTCACGGCTGAGCCTTGTCTGGCCGTCCTCTCGGCTTACATTTGTGTAACCATAGCGGAACATGATGTGCTATCAGACCGTGGTACCCAGCCATATTGGCGACTATTATCGATTAAAAAAGGCCCCCATCCCGAACAGGATAAGGTTGTGGTGACGGCTTGCACGAATCGGCCCGCCAACCATTTTCAGAGTTAAGTATATGATGATGCATATCATTGATACGAGGCCCAATAAGGCTTGCCGCATCATTTAGTTTTAACAGTTTAATTTCGAGCATTAGAAAACATTGTCTTGGGTACGCACAATTTAGCCGTGAGGTTAGGCCTGAAGAGGCTCAGTAGTGTCGTTTGGGTTATTCGGGGTTCTTTCCCGGATTACCCAAAGGCCGAGCTTGGAGACCTGGGGGCTTCAGGGCTCTAAGTCGTGCCCACTGCGTTCCAGCCTCTTCAGGGCCAACCGGTAAGGCGGGATGATCGGCCATCACCTGTCCCTTAACTAAACGTAGGCAAAAGAGGGGCCCAAGGTGGTTAGTTGGCCTC includes:
- a CDS encoding alpha/beta hydrolase — its product is MKFWTKQRLGGLGLILGLLLLLAIPGLFWRSQQLAQVRANYRSPMAPIIMVPGSSANQNRFNQLVQQLNTEMGTQHSLLRVEVLTNGQLKTTGTIRKGDYHPFIVVGFQDSRDGPANIQRQAKWFTIAFKSLQKAFHFNRFSAMGHSNGGLVLTLFMEHDLQATGAHAERLMTIGTPFNLEEWDTSVETPLFKELVADRQSLPKELVVYSIAGTETYSGDGIVPVDSVNRGKYIFQKQVKSFTQVTVTGTQAKHGGLPENQQIIKLMRQDLLK
- a CDS encoding Cof-type HAD-IIB family hydrolase, whose protein sequence is MIKMIALDLDETLLNTDKTINDTNVATLRRLHENGLKIVLCTGRPINAIWGYIEQLGLTGDDDFTITFNGALVVNNATKETLAQSGLSRSDFKALHAFAKTNGYPLDILDFDQVYPMNDLTPSVYQQMLKAPMTFKPMRFEDLPETLYSKAVMATDAATLDQVVAQLTPELKDQYHVVRSQPKILEFLAADMDKAVGLGQLLTHYGWDFTNLMAFGDAENDLGMIKAAGDGVAMLNGQPGVKAVANHQTTRDNNAAGVASYLDQVFG
- a CDS encoding nucleoside hydrolase codes for the protein MAKRKMILDLDTGIDDSLAIAYALGAPDVNLIGIMSSYGNVYVEDGAVNALKILELLGHTDIPVYVGESHSSTSDHFDRMQVSANIHGENGIGQVELPDPSRPVEKGSAIDFLIDSVHKYGKDLTLVPTGPMTNLAAALKKAPEIATEIGNMTFMGGALTLPGNVTFVAEANINQDAEAADAVLTSPMHSTMVGLDVTLRTLLTRKETQQWRDLGTVAGEKFADIVDYYIDAYRQFNDNLGGCALHDPLAVGVALDPSFVQTLDLNMRVKYGKEDYGRTIGDENRLNEPTNVKVAVQVDKDRYLKVFMDYLTTLFKNNK
- a CDS encoding PrsW family intramembrane metalloprotease, with the protein product MANKESVKPFKRHFEYHNHLLDDATKEMNEWTGENKVVEIHLFQMFSEVFKTHDHDAAEALFIVGTRETTPSLEAVSVTPVKPWLFSRVFALLGVSFFLLAMLFLVFRSNNAVPGMIFIGSLTVPFSLMMMFFEMNVFQNISVYQLLTVFLVGGILSLVATMILYSLIPSGNGVSLGSAVIIGFIEETAKMLVIASFINRFHLNYIFNGLLVGAAIGAGFAVFETAGYTGQYGLVTLLMRSWQAIGTHTIWSAIMGAAIILAKDRHQPVTGSNMVAPKFLRFYILAIGLHAAWDWNAPFAVLNILYLQQWLLIAVGWLAIFVLINAGLREARTLQGQRILKKTQLG
- a CDS encoding alpha/beta fold hydrolase, yielding MHYQRFWISLMVTVALLGGLTAAWANHHRALRHLRVPQTRTATLLLPGDGGNWLSLRSMTLTLAQPHLATHSLTAHVATNGLVTWDHLAPVRANNPLIPVLFADNTHPQREARQLVTVIQQLHQRDHISRVNLVGHSSGGTIAVAYLNQAPRDTARVNKLVCIGADFPGVAPLRHSEPQLQVLNLAGVIGQVPNDGEVPVSDATKLRALVGNHASYHFRLIHGQVWQTEHSLLHENATVDRIIATFLFST
- a CDS encoding NAD(P)/FAD-dependent oxidoreductase, whose product is MTETYDITIIGGGPVGMFAAFYAGMRNARTQLVESLDDLGGQVNALYPEKTILDVAGFPAIQGRDLIAAQRQQLAQFPLTIKTHQPVTNVEAQAEGFQVTTPAGTTQTRTVIIAVGNGAFQPRPLAVPNAAELVASGRLHYSVPDREAFRGKRVLVAGGGDSAIDQALMLEPVAASVTLVHRRNQFRGLEHMVDLLHQSTVRVQTPYLIRNVTVAADQSLNVSLKQVGATEEQTLNVDTLLVSYGFTSDYHVIEGWDLQVARERRLIAVDSTMATNVPGVYAIGDGVTYPGKQPLIATGYGEAPLAVHGIMDRFFPERRGPIHSTSLHRPTPHQ
- a CDS encoding LTA synthase family protein — its product is MGFVTLLVVLFWLKTLIAYFVDFNLNLSDPFQFLILLLNPLATTILLFGLALYFKRARFFYPFLFLIDILNSLLLYINVIYFREFTDFMTVSTMLGYSKVDQGLSGSSLALTSPHDILYWLDLVVVLVLMATRRIYIDPRPVNKRVGFAVTSAALLLFTANLTLGEMDRPQLLTRTFDRTYVVKYLGLDAFTVYDGIKTQNTSEVRSHAKKSELSGILKFVHKNYAAPDKQLYGVAKKKNVIVIHLESFQQFLINKKINGQEVTPFLNKLYKSKATYSFDNFFHEVGQGKTSDAETMLETGTFGLSQGSLFTQLGNDNTFQAAPAIFDQAGYTTAVFHGNVASFWNRSNTYKNLGYQYFFDASYYDTSGDKSLGYGLKDKLLFNDSVKYLQHLQQPFYVKYLTVTNHFPYTLDSEDSTFKTPNTGDKTVDNYFKTAHYLDQSVKEFYHYLNKSGLAKNSLIMLYGDHYGISNSSNPALAKVLGVDPDDWNDYDNAQLQRVPLMFNMPGYTHGKIEHQYGGEIDVLPTLMHLMGMNSKKYLQFGTDLFSKEHNQVVAFRNRDWESPDYTSVDGTIYSNKTQQEIHPTKAQQARIDKMQKHVNQALSFSDSLNQKNLLRFYHPKGFKAVNPNHYNYADGLEKAEKIEKKLGLKSTSLFSRNRDKSTQSWYQTDAPELHHKETDSNRIKITNQDDTSGK